One part of the Sphingobacterium sp. LZ7M1 genome encodes these proteins:
- a CDS encoding glycoside hydrolase family 125 protein — MKRRTFLQNSALLGAGMLASKFSFAEGINDFPVVRTPVDKRHFSSKLVEGMIKEFQKNVADKELGWMFNNCLPNTLDTTVYDESKGDRKLTYVITGDIDAMWLRDSSAQVWPYIQYVNKDKDLKNMILGLINKQSECINIDPYANAFYNDPTKKGEWFTDHTDMKPGMHERKWEIDSLCYPIRLAYRYWKETNDNTPFDDTWVKAQEATVRTFKEQQRKNGVGPYKFERTTSRGSDTLQVDGYGYPVNPVGLIVSSFRPSDDCSIFGFLIPSNLFAIVSLRQSAEILRKVKNNTALASEMEALANEVETAVNQYGIIDHPTHGRVYAFEVDGFGSYLMMDDANVPSLLALPYLGAVDVNDEVYQRTRNFILSDKNPFFFKGKFAEGIGGPHIGRDMIWPMSIIMRANTSTNDEEIRQCVQTLKKTHGGTGFMHESFHKDDPKKFTRHWFAWTNTLFGELMWKLYKEKPELLKA, encoded by the coding sequence ATGAAACGTAGAACTTTTCTTCAAAATTCTGCCTTATTGGGCGCCGGAATGCTCGCTAGCAAGTTCTCTTTTGCCGAGGGGATCAATGATTTCCCAGTAGTCCGTACGCCGGTAGACAAACGTCATTTCAGCAGTAAGTTGGTGGAAGGCATGATCAAGGAATTCCAGAAAAATGTAGCCGATAAAGAACTTGGTTGGATGTTCAACAACTGCCTTCCAAATACCTTGGATACCACTGTATATGATGAATCCAAAGGCGATAGAAAATTAACCTATGTCATTACGGGCGACATCGATGCCATGTGGCTTCGCGACAGTAGTGCACAGGTTTGGCCGTACATTCAGTATGTCAACAAGGACAAAGACCTCAAAAACATGATCCTTGGATTGATCAACAAACAATCTGAATGTATCAATATTGATCCTTATGCCAATGCATTTTACAATGATCCGACCAAAAAAGGAGAATGGTTTACGGATCACACCGACATGAAACCGGGAATGCATGAGCGTAAATGGGAAATTGACTCCCTTTGTTATCCTATCCGCCTGGCTTACCGCTATTGGAAAGAAACAAATGATAACACGCCATTTGATGACACTTGGGTAAAAGCGCAAGAAGCTACCGTGAGGACCTTCAAAGAGCAACAACGTAAAAATGGTGTAGGACCCTATAAGTTTGAAAGAACAACATCTAGAGGTTCAGATACCCTACAGGTAGATGGATATGGATACCCTGTGAATCCAGTGGGATTGATCGTTTCCAGTTTCCGTCCTTCCGATGACTGTAGCATTTTTGGATTCTTGATCCCATCAAATCTTTTTGCCATTGTCAGCCTTCGTCAATCTGCAGAAATCCTTAGAAAAGTTAAAAACAATACGGCGCTCGCTTCAGAAATGGAAGCACTTGCCAATGAGGTTGAAACAGCTGTCAACCAATATGGTATCATTGACCATCCAACACATGGCCGAGTTTATGCATTTGAGGTGGATGGATTTGGAAGTTACCTGATGATGGACGATGCCAATGTACCTAGCCTATTAGCCCTTCCATATCTAGGTGCGGTGGATGTCAATGACGAGGTTTACCAGAGAACAAGAAACTTTATCCTTTCGGATAAAAACCCATTCTTCTTTAAGGGAAAATTTGCAGAAGGCATCGGTGGTCCACATATCGGCCGCGATATGATTTGGCCGATGTCAATCATTATGCGCGCAAATACCTCTACCAATGATGAGGAAATCAGACAGTGTGTACAAACCTTAAAGAAAACACATGGCGGAACAGGCTTTATGCATGAATCTTTCCATAAGGATGATCCAAAAAAATTCACCCGTCACTGGTTCGCATGGACCAATACCTTATTCGGAGAATTGATGTGGAAACTTTATAAAGAAAAACCAGAGCTATTAAAAGCTTAA
- the murI gene encoding glutamate racemase yields the protein MSAKNSPGPIGIFDSGYGGLTVFKEIHKHLPDYDYIYLGDNARVPYGTRSFETVYEYTKECVFKLFELGCNLVILACNTASAKALRTIQQHDLPEGKKVLGVIRPTSEVVDQFTKSNKVGILATQGTVNSNSYVLEINKFHPQIEVFQHACPFWVPLVENNELESEGANFFVQQDIQQLLATSPEMDTILLACTHYPLLLPLIEKYTPKGINIISQGKLVAESLVDYLKRHPEVEEICSKSQSLQFFTTDDPNDFNQKAEIFFGKKISSKFIKV from the coding sequence ATGTCTGCAAAAAACAGTCCCGGTCCTATTGGCATATTTGATTCTGGATATGGTGGTCTTACGGTTTTCAAAGAGATCCATAAGCATCTTCCAGATTACGATTACATTTATTTAGGAGATAATGCTCGAGTTCCCTATGGCACCCGATCGTTTGAGACTGTATATGAATATACCAAAGAATGTGTTTTCAAATTATTTGAACTAGGCTGCAATCTGGTAATCTTGGCTTGCAATACCGCATCCGCCAAGGCCCTAAGGACCATTCAACAGCATGACCTCCCCGAAGGCAAAAAGGTATTGGGTGTGATCCGTCCGACCTCCGAAGTCGTCGACCAATTTACAAAAAGCAATAAAGTTGGAATTTTGGCGACCCAAGGAACGGTAAACTCCAACTCCTATGTCCTTGAGATCAATAAATTCCATCCGCAGATTGAAGTATTCCAGCATGCCTGTCCTTTTTGGGTCCCTTTGGTGGAAAACAATGAGCTAGAAAGTGAGGGCGCAAATTTCTTTGTCCAACAAGATATCCAACAATTGCTTGCCACGTCACCGGAGATGGACACCATCTTATTAGCCTGTACACACTACCCATTGCTATTACCCTTGATCGAAAAATACACACCAAAAGGCATCAATATTATTTCGCAAGGTAAATTGGTCGCAGAAAGCTTGGTTGATTACTTAAAGAGACATCCTGAAGTAGAAGAGATTTGCTCAAAATCCCAATCCTTGCAGTTCTTTACCACGGATGACCCCAATGATTTCAATCAGAAGGCGGAAATTTTCTTTGGCAAAAAGATCAGTTCAAAGTTTATCAAGGTATAA
- a CDS encoding carboxypeptidase-like regulatory domain-containing protein, with amino-acid sequence MRILLLFLLIISGTLSQAQTVSGILRDSETGRILVKAKVKSSIAETFSDLQGKFSIKVMKQDSLFFYQQGYQVLKINLYLDQPQKDLSIITLKPSYIAIEEVKVEGKTEKNDSTQIKIDLGIPKTPKYRQVVLGRADMSGNPRGFLANGSTARLFTVDLLAVKRMLFKSKVKIPLEEQLEADEYSIQYIDMTFSKELIEEMTGLKGDQATIFQNTYRPSYEEFSKMSDYELRTYIKNRFEEYKPSN; translated from the coding sequence ATGAGAATCCTTTTACTTTTTCTCTTGATCATTTCAGGAACACTTTCCCAAGCTCAGACCGTTTCTGGTATCCTTCGAGATTCGGAGACCGGAAGAATATTGGTCAAGGCCAAAGTAAAAAGCAGTATTGCAGAAACTTTTAGCGATCTGCAAGGAAAGTTCTCCATAAAGGTTATGAAGCAGGATAGCCTGTTTTTCTATCAGCAAGGTTATCAGGTACTGAAGATAAACCTCTATTTGGATCAACCCCAAAAAGATTTATCCATCATTACCTTAAAACCGAGTTATATTGCCATTGAAGAAGTAAAGGTTGAAGGAAAAACAGAGAAAAACGATTCCACTCAAATCAAAATCGACCTGGGCATCCCAAAAACGCCAAAATATCGACAGGTTGTCCTAGGTAGAGCAGATATGTCGGGCAATCCAAGAGGATTCTTGGCAAATGGAAGTACCGCAAGATTGTTTACCGTAGATTTACTTGCGGTCAAGAGAATGCTATTTAAGAGCAAAGTCAAAATCCCTTTAGAAGAACAATTGGAAGCCGATGAGTATAGCATACAATATATCGACATGACATTCTCGAAGGAATTGATCGAAGAAATGACCGGTCTGAAAGGCGATCAGGCTACTATCTTCCAAAACACCTATAGACCAAGCTATGAAGAGTTTTCTAAAATGTCAGATTACGAACTCCGTACCTATATCAAAAACCGCTTCGAAGAATATAAACCATCAAACTAA
- a CDS encoding SufE family protein, which produces MTINAIQDELIEDFSFYQDWMEKYELIIQLGKELPLIDESNRQDQYIIKGCQSKVWLVPELKDDGKLYFTADSDAVITKGLVSLMVKVLSGHSPKEIADADLYFIDQIGLKEHLSPTRANGLLSMVKQMKLYGLALQAKAS; this is translated from the coding sequence ATGACAATTAATGCAATACAGGATGAATTGATTGAGGATTTTTCCTTTTATCAAGATTGGATGGAGAAATATGAACTCATCATCCAATTAGGGAAGGAATTACCATTGATTGATGAATCGAATAGACAAGATCAATATATCATCAAAGGATGCCAATCTAAAGTTTGGTTGGTCCCTGAGTTGAAAGATGATGGAAAATTATATTTTACGGCTGATTCTGATGCGGTCATCACTAAAGGTTTGGTAAGTCTCATGGTAAAAGTACTATCTGGGCATAGTCCAAAGGAAATTGCGGATGCCGACCTTTATTTTATCGATCAGATAGGTTTAAAGGAGCATCTTTCGCCGACGCGGGCAAATGGATTGCTTTCCATGGTCAAACAGATGAAATTATATGGTTTGGCTCTACAGGCTAAAGCATCATAA
- a CDS encoding aminotransferase class V-fold PLP-dependent enzyme translates to MNTLDIKAIREDFPILKREVNGKPLVYLDNGATTQKPKAVIDAILNYYTDMNSNVHRGVHYLSQISTDAFEVTRRKVQEFIHAKHDYEIIITKGTTDSINLVATCFGQEFISAGDEVLISAMEHHSNIVPWQMICEAKGASLKVIPMTEAGELDMDAYKSLLSPKTKIVSVNYVSNALGTINPIKEIIDLAHAQNTPVLIDAAQAVQHIKIDVQELDVDFLVFSGHKMYGPTGVGVLYGKEEWLNKMPPYQGGGDMIKDVTFEKTTYNELPFKFEAGTPNIEAGIALNAAIDYINHLGLDNIKKYEDELLAYATERLSEVEGIRFIGTAKEKSSVISFVVDGTHPYDIGVLLDKLGIAVRTGHHCAQPVMEQFHIPGTVRASLAVYNTKEEIDALVTGVKRAVAMLV, encoded by the coding sequence TTGAATACATTAGACATCAAAGCGATTAGAGAAGATTTTCCGATTTTGAAACGTGAGGTAAACGGGAAGCCTTTGGTCTATTTAGATAATGGTGCAACAACACAGAAGCCTAAAGCGGTGATTGATGCCATCCTAAACTATTATACCGATATGAACAGCAATGTTCATCGTGGGGTTCATTACCTAAGTCAGATTTCCACGGATGCCTTTGAGGTAACCCGTAGAAAGGTTCAGGAGTTCATTCATGCAAAGCATGACTATGAAATCATTATTACCAAAGGAACAACAGATAGCATCAATTTAGTGGCGACCTGTTTTGGACAGGAGTTTATTTCGGCAGGGGATGAGGTCCTAATTTCGGCCATGGAGCACCATTCTAATATAGTTCCTTGGCAGATGATCTGCGAAGCGAAGGGTGCTTCCTTGAAGGTAATCCCGATGACAGAAGCTGGTGAATTGGATATGGATGCTTATAAATCTTTATTAAGCCCCAAAACCAAGATTGTTTCTGTGAATTATGTCTCGAATGCATTGGGCACGATCAATCCAATCAAGGAAATTATTGATTTGGCGCATGCTCAAAATACACCGGTGCTGATTGATGCGGCGCAGGCTGTTCAACATATAAAAATTGATGTTCAGGAACTGGACGTTGATTTCTTGGTGTTCTCAGGACATAAGATGTACGGCCCAACAGGTGTTGGAGTATTGTACGGTAAGGAAGAATGGTTGAATAAGATGCCTCCATATCAAGGCGGCGGTGATATGATCAAAGATGTGACCTTTGAGAAAACCACGTACAATGAACTTCCCTTTAAGTTTGAAGCCGGTACCCCTAATATTGAAGCCGGAATTGCCTTAAATGCTGCGATTGATTATATCAACCATTTGGGATTGGATAATATCAAGAAGTATGAGGATGAATTGTTGGCCTACGCTACGGAAAGATTGAGTGAAGTAGAAGGAATCCGTTTTATCGGAACAGCAAAAGAGAAATCTTCCGTGATTTCCTTTGTTGTTGATGGTACCCACCCTTATGACATCGGCGTGCTGTTGGATAAATTGGGAATTGCGGTTCGTACGGGACATCACTGTGCTCAACCCGTGATGGAGCAGTTCCATATTCCGGGAACAGTAAGGGCAAGCTTAGCAGTTTATAACACAAAAGAAGAAATCGACGCATTGGTGACAGGAGTGAAACGTGCCGTTGCCATGTTAGTATAA
- a CDS encoding acyl-ACP desaturase yields MQELPLNIPEGSRKEVMTYLEPFMLNEMAEYLKPVEDMWQPADFLPDSARDTFFEEVRDLQESAKELPYDLVAVLIGDTVTEEALPTYESWLTMVDDVNKNEQGGWMKWVRAWTAEENRHGDLLNKYLYLSGRIDMKQFEISVQYLIKDGFDIGTGADPYRNFIYTSFQELATNVSHRRVAALSKKSGDKLLAKMCGVIASDEARHAKAYMSFISHAMAVDPSEVMIAFEDMMKKKIVMPAHFLRESGEPQGGAFAHFSDAAQRLGVYTAVDYVDILKELINDWKIDQVSGLNEQGEKARDYLMRLPDRLLRLADRMKVPEKQYNFKWIY; encoded by the coding sequence ATGCAAGAACTACCTTTAAACATACCAGAAGGCTCAAGAAAAGAGGTAATGACCTACTTGGAACCCTTCATGCTCAATGAAATGGCCGAGTACCTAAAACCTGTTGAGGATATGTGGCAACCAGCAGATTTTCTGCCTGATTCTGCAAGAGACACTTTTTTTGAGGAAGTCCGTGATTTACAGGAAAGCGCGAAGGAATTACCTTACGACTTAGTAGCAGTGCTGATTGGCGACACCGTGACCGAAGAAGCCCTACCTACTTATGAGTCTTGGTTGACCATGGTGGACGATGTAAACAAAAACGAACAAGGTGGCTGGATGAAATGGGTTCGTGCATGGACTGCGGAAGAAAACAGACACGGGGATTTGCTGAACAAATACCTTTACCTGTCGGGCAGGATTGACATGAAACAGTTTGAGATCTCCGTTCAATATCTGATCAAGGATGGTTTCGACATCGGTACAGGTGCCGATCCTTATAGAAACTTTATCTATACTTCATTTCAGGAATTAGCAACGAATGTTTCCCATAGACGTGTTGCTGCCCTTTCTAAGAAAAGCGGTGATAAATTGCTGGCAAAAATGTGTGGTGTTATTGCTTCGGATGAAGCGAGACACGCAAAAGCATATATGTCCTTTATCTCTCATGCCATGGCAGTAGACCCTAGTGAGGTCATGATTGCATTTGAAGACATGATGAAGAAAAAGATCGTCATGCCGGCGCACTTCCTGAGAGAATCTGGAGAACCTCAAGGTGGAGCGTTCGCCCATTTCTCGGATGCTGCTCAACGATTAGGCGTGTATACGGCCGTTGACTATGTAGATATCCTAAAAGAATTGATCAATGATTGGAAAATCGACCAAGTTTCCGGATTGAATGAACAAGGTGAGAAAGCTCGCGACTATCTCATGCGCCTACCAGATCGCTTATTGCGCCTGGCCGACCGCATGAAAGTCCCAGAGAAACAATATAACTTCAAGTGGATCTATTAA
- a CDS encoding AraC family transcriptional regulator produces the protein MKPKFDRILSQLDNEVYKFRHFSDQLFSTNFHFHKEIQINYIQEGSGQRVVGDNISNFEKDELTLLGSNLPHVWYSNPSSHPDDKKAISITLFIDVDKCLSLLDPLQETHSLRNFFDKMDRGVMFLGKTKKELTKLLFAINEAEDLQRTIYFLQLLERLIKAEDFRYISSSSYRNRYSTQEFKGNQVDHIIRFVLENYNKEIKLDEAAEMASMTKQAFCRFFKARTQKSFIQFVNETRISIACQEILKTDSLISNIAYDCGFSSLSNFNKIFKSIKGVTPRQYKDRLMGRLEA, from the coding sequence ATGAAACCCAAATTTGACCGCATATTAAGTCAACTTGACAATGAAGTGTACAAATTCCGACACTTTAGCGATCAATTGTTTTCAACGAACTTCCATTTTCATAAAGAGATCCAAATTAACTATATACAAGAGGGTTCTGGGCAACGTGTGGTTGGGGACAATATCTCCAATTTTGAAAAGGATGAACTTACGCTTTTGGGGTCCAATCTACCACATGTATGGTACTCCAATCCATCCAGCCATCCAGATGATAAAAAGGCAATATCCATCACCTTGTTCATTGATGTGGACAAATGTTTATCCCTATTGGATCCCCTGCAAGAAACCCACTCCCTGCGGAATTTCTTTGATAAGATGGATCGGGGCGTAATGTTTCTGGGTAAAACAAAAAAAGAACTGACCAAGCTACTTTTTGCCATCAATGAAGCAGAAGATCTGCAGAGGACCATCTATTTCCTGCAGCTGTTGGAACGCTTGATCAAGGCGGAGGACTTCCGATATATATCGAGCTCATCCTATAGGAACCGGTATTCAACCCAAGAATTTAAGGGCAATCAGGTAGATCACATTATCCGTTTTGTACTAGAGAACTACAATAAGGAGATTAAACTGGATGAGGCAGCGGAGATGGCGAGCATGACTAAACAGGCCTTTTGCCGTTTTTTCAAAGCTAGGACCCAAAAAAGCTTTATACAATTCGTCAACGAAACCCGAATCAGCATCGCTTGTCAAGAGATTTTAAAAACCGATAGCCTGATCAGCAATATTGCCTATGATTGCGGTTTTTCAAGCCTATCCAACTTCAACAAGATATTCAAATCGATCAAGGGTGTTACGCCCCGACAGTATAAGGATCGGTTAATGGGAAGGCTGGAAGCTTAA
- a CDS encoding zinc-binding alcohol dehydrogenase family protein, which yields MQILACKKPGELEYKEEVCNRIKPGHSLLKVKAIGICGTDLHAFEGTQPYFTYPRVLGHEIAAEIVETMDPNFQKGQSVTVLPYFNCGECVACQKGKGNCCVSLQVFGVHIDGGMKELIQVPDSSLIAGEGLRTEELALVEPFSIALHAVKRAKLEPREFVLIVGAGPIGIATSIFATERGAKVLLLDVHEDRLAAAKKMVEELETYNVRSGSAVEKLQEFSKGTMAHVVFDASGNLEAINSSFQYLAHTGRYVLIGLQAGTIQFSHPEFHKREATLMSSRNADRSDFEEVISFLKNRKINLAHFITHKIGFEELGYKFQGLLDPNSMVIKALVEF from the coding sequence ATGCAAATCTTAGCATGTAAAAAACCTGGAGAATTGGAATATAAAGAAGAGGTCTGTAATCGGATCAAACCTGGACATTCCCTGTTAAAGGTCAAGGCAATCGGCATCTGTGGGACTGACTTGCATGCCTTTGAAGGAACGCAGCCTTATTTTACCTATCCTAGGGTGCTAGGTCATGAAATTGCAGCCGAAATCGTAGAAACAATGGACCCTAATTTCCAAAAGGGACAATCAGTGACGGTATTGCCCTATTTTAATTGTGGGGAATGTGTGGCTTGCCAAAAGGGGAAAGGGAATTGCTGTGTTTCTTTGCAGGTGTTCGGCGTACATATTGATGGTGGAATGAAAGAGTTGATCCAAGTTCCTGATAGTTCCTTGATTGCTGGAGAAGGCTTAAGAACTGAAGAATTAGCTCTGGTAGAACCCTTTTCTATTGCATTGCATGCTGTCAAAAGGGCAAAATTGGAGCCTAGAGAATTCGTGCTCATTGTTGGTGCGGGGCCCATAGGGATTGCGACCTCAATTTTTGCTACAGAGAGAGGGGCTAAGGTCCTTTTGTTGGATGTACATGAGGATAGATTGGCTGCAGCTAAAAAAATGGTAGAAGAACTAGAAACCTACAATGTGAGGTCGGGTTCTGCAGTGGAGAAGTTGCAAGAGTTCAGTAAGGGAACTATGGCACATGTAGTATTCGATGCTAGTGGTAATTTGGAGGCCATTAATTCCAGTTTTCAGTACCTTGCCCATACGGGTAGGTATGTTTTGATAGGATTGCAAGCAGGGACTATTCAATTCAGTCATCCGGAATTTCATAAACGTGAAGCCACCTTAATGAGCAGTAGAAATGCTGATCGAAGTGATTTTGAAGAGGTCATTTCATTTTTGAAAAATAGAAAGATCAATCTAGCACATTTTATTACGCATAAAATTGGTTTTGAAGAACTTGGGTATAAATTTCAAGGCCTTTTGGATCCGAATTCAATGGTAATAAAGGCACTTGTGGAGTTCTGA
- a CDS encoding MarR family winged helix-turn-helix transcriptional regulator, producing MLKEKFNQYSFILDRTARRVKQFAQSSFSAHGIDLTVDQWSVIKTLYEQEDLTHKDLSEKCGKDQPTMTRIVDLLLKKGYVHRIVHPNDRRSLHIQLTEAGQAQAKSLTPLVKDFRMKAWENLTEEDFENFTRILNTIYNNLETK from the coding sequence ATGCTAAAAGAAAAATTCAATCAATATTCCTTTATTCTAGACCGTACGGCTAGAAGGGTAAAGCAGTTTGCCCAGTCTTCCTTTTCGGCACATGGGATTGACCTTACTGTAGACCAATGGTCGGTGATAAAAACGCTATATGAGCAGGAGGACTTGACCCATAAAGATCTGTCAGAGAAATGTGGGAAAGACCAACCCACGATGACCAGGATCGTCGATCTATTATTGAAGAAAGGTTATGTACATCGCATTGTGCATCCTAATGATCGTAGGAGCCTGCATATTCAATTGACTGAGGCTGGACAGGCGCAAGCGAAAAGTTTAACTCCACTGGTAAAGGATTTTAGGATGAAGGCATGGGAGAATTTGACAGAAGAAGATTTCGAAAATTTCACGAGAATATTAAACACAATTTATAATAATCTAGAAACAAAATAA
- a CDS encoding NAD(P)/FAD-dependent oxidoreductase: MITTDICIIGAGPVGLFAVFEAGLLKMRCHLIDVLPQVGGQLSEIYPHKPIYDIPGYPSITAQELINNQMKQNEPFQPTFTLGERVDGLQKQEDGSYMVVGSEGTQIHCQVVVIAGGLGCFEPRKPELQNLSNFEGKNVHYMVKNPEKFRDQRIVIAGGGDSALDWTIFLSDVAKEVTLVHRSDNFRGAPDSAEKVFNLAQTGKINLLLSHNLQSLNGNGHLESVLMTNKSKEEIVVQTDHFIPLYGLSPKLGPIADWGLNIDKNAIEVDTFDYSTNVERIYAIGDINTYPGKLKLILCGYHEAALMVQSAFKYVYPEQKLSFKYTTVNGINAF, translated from the coding sequence ATGATTACGACAGATATTTGCATAATTGGAGCTGGACCCGTGGGTCTATTCGCTGTATTTGAAGCTGGTCTTTTAAAAATGCGCTGTCATTTGATTGATGTATTGCCACAGGTTGGGGGCCAGCTATCGGAAATCTATCCACACAAACCAATCTATGATATCCCGGGCTATCCCAGTATTACCGCACAGGAATTGATCAACAATCAGATGAAGCAGAATGAACCATTCCAACCCACATTTACCTTGGGTGAGCGGGTTGATGGCTTGCAGAAGCAAGAGGATGGATCTTATATGGTAGTCGGTTCGGAAGGTACTCAGATCCATTGCCAAGTTGTGGTTATTGCAGGTGGACTAGGTTGTTTTGAACCTCGAAAACCGGAACTGCAAAACCTGAGCAATTTTGAGGGCAAGAATGTGCATTACATGGTCAAAAATCCAGAAAAATTCCGGGACCAACGCATCGTTATCGCTGGAGGTGGTGATTCTGCATTGGACTGGACCATCTTTCTGAGCGATGTCGCAAAAGAGGTGACATTGGTGCACCGCAGTGACAATTTCCGCGGAGCACCAGATTCAGCGGAGAAGGTCTTCAATTTGGCACAAACCGGTAAGATCAATCTTTTGCTATCACATAACTTACAGAGCCTCAATGGCAATGGCCATTTAGAATCTGTACTTATGACAAACAAAAGCAAGGAAGAGATTGTTGTTCAAACAGATCATTTCATCCCACTTTATGGATTGAGCCCTAAGTTAGGGCCGATTGCAGATTGGGGATTAAACATTGATAAAAATGCCATTGAGGTGGATACATTTGATTATTCGACCAATGTGGAGCGGATTTATGCCATCGGTGATATCAACACCTATCCGGGAAAATTAAAGCTGATCTTATGTGGTTACCATGAAGCAGCATTAATGGTTCAGAGTGCCTTTAAGTATGTCTATCCGGAGCAAAAACTAAGTTTTAAATACACGACAGTAAACGGTATCAATGCGTTCTAA
- a CDS encoding 2Fe-2S iron-sulfur cluster-binding protein, whose protein sequence is MENIITINVEDRDGTRQEVMVPTDVNLSLMEILKASEYDILATCGGMALCATCHVEVLEGAENLPEAEDQELDMLDTLPDSDDKSRLACQLRLTESNNGLTIKIKGSLQ, encoded by the coding sequence ATGGAGAATATCATCACTATTAATGTAGAGGATCGAGACGGGACAAGGCAGGAAGTCATGGTCCCTACAGATGTAAACCTGAGCTTGATGGAAATCCTGAAAGCATCAGAATACGATATCTTGGCAACCTGCGGCGGTATGGCACTCTGTGCTACCTGTCATGTAGAAGTTCTTGAGGGGGCAGAAAATCTGCCAGAAGCGGAAGATCAAGAGCTAGATATGCTAGACACCTTACCTGATTCGGATGACAAGAGCAGGTTAGCTTGTCAGCTGAGGTTGACCGAATCGAATAATGGTTTGACCATAAAGATTAAGGGAAGTTTACAATAA